A stretch of the Nicotiana tabacum cultivar K326 chromosome 6, ASM71507v2, whole genome shotgun sequence genome encodes the following:
- the LOC142181950 gene encoding uncharacterized protein LOC142181950, with amino-acid sequence MENYTIWSQAMEVSLLTWNKLGFINGSITRYTYGDKYANIWNCCNAIVKSRIKHNVSRDLLSGVLFRSSAYAIWLDLWERFDKVNASRIYYLHREIFTLTQGTYSVSVYYTKLKDLWDEYDSIMPPPICYDKLKKFTEHQEYQHLWQFLMGLNDGYSQARSQILMTSKIPTVNQAYAMILQDESQKLVAGGHTKEECYKLMKCDYCNKKGHLKANCYKLIVYPADFKPLKRANMEQQNLGPMQMFTPRQYSQILNLLNKASVSDSFANTHMASNITYEQKADEKWIVDIGAQNICICQLDGGNTINNVLCVPVFKFNFSSVSQLTKAVNYCAAFFPNFCIFQDLFTGRVKEIGKEEEGLYMLHSQRRNKNTIRSLVMAAHMNKAELWHKRMGHVPV; translated from the exons ATGGAAAACTATACGATCTGGAGCCAAGCAATGGAAGTTTCGTTGCTTACGTGGAACAAATTAGGGTTTATAAACGGGTCAATAACTCGTTATACTTATGGAGATAAATATGCAAATATATGGAATTGCTGCAATGCTATTGTGAAATCGCGGATTAAGCATAATGTGAGTCGCGATTTGTTGAGTGGAGTATTATTCCGGTCAAGTGCATATGCAATTTGGTTGGATCTTTGGGAACGTTTCGATAAAGTGAATGCATCACGAATATACTACCTACACAGGGAGATTTTTACATTGACACAAGGTACATACTCTGTTTCAGTTTATTACACGAAATTAAAAGACTTGTGGGATGAATATGACTCGATTATGCCTCCTCCTATTTGCTATGATAAATTGAAGAAATTCACTGAACATCAGGAATATCAACATTTATGGCAATTCCTAATGGGATTAAATGATGGCTATAGCCAAGCACGTAGCCAAATCTTAATGACATCTAAAATTCCTACAGTCAATCAAGCTTATGCTATGATCCTTCAGGATGAAAGTCAAAAGTTGGTAGCAGGAG GCCACACGAAGGAAGAATGTTATAAGTTGATGAAATGTGATTACTGCAATAAGAAGGGACACTTGAAGGCCAATTGCTACAAACTGATAGTCTATCCAGCAGATTTTAAGCCTCTGAAAAGAGCTAATATG GAACAACAAAACTTAGGACCTATGCAGATGTTCACTCCTAGACAGTACAGTCAGATCCTAAACCTATTGAATAAGGCATCCGTCTCTGATTCTTTTGCCAATACGCACATGGCAAGTAATATCACTTATGAACAAAAGGCTGATGAGAAGTGGATAGTAGATATCGGAGCACAAAACATATG TATTTGTCAATTAGATGGAGGTAATACCATTAACAATGTCTTATGTGTACCAGTTTTCAAGTTTAACTTTTCGTCTGTTTCTCAATTGACAAAAGCTGTAAACTATTGTGCTGCATTCTTTCCAAATTTTTGCATCTTTCAGGATCTCTTCACTGGGAGGGTGAAGGAGATTGgtaaagaggaagaaggcttatATATGCTGCATTCTCAAAGAAGAAACAAGAATACAATTAGATCCTTAGTAATGGCTGCACACATGAATAAAGCTGAGCTATGGCATAAGAGGATGGGACATGTTCCTGTTTAA